One part of the Arachidicoccus terrestris genome encodes these proteins:
- a CDS encoding rhomboid family intramembrane serine protease — protein MQNGRQLGLPPFPPVIKNLIIINFLVWMAQSFLGDHVTVWMENTFALHSFLSPLFKPWQIVTHMFMHSPFGGPLGIMHILLNMFGLWMFGSALEINFGGKRFLSFYLLSGIGAALIYLGYLQYELSPVVNQYHALLASGAPDLYLQKYVEVINSAMLGASGAVFGVLAAFGFLFPNTQLYLYFFLPIPTKWAIIGILAYELYGTFAGSDDVAHVAHLGGALTGFLIIYFWNRYNRRHFY, from the coding sequence ATGCAAAACGGCAGGCAACTCGGACTACCCCCTTTCCCACCGGTCATTAAAAACCTGATTATAATTAACTTTCTGGTTTGGATGGCCCAGAGTTTTCTGGGCGACCATGTGACGGTGTGGATGGAAAATACTTTTGCCCTGCACTCTTTTCTGAGCCCGCTGTTTAAACCCTGGCAGATCGTCACGCATATGTTCATGCACAGTCCCTTTGGCGGACCGCTGGGCATTATGCATATCCTGCTCAACATGTTCGGTCTCTGGATGTTTGGTTCTGCGCTGGAAATCAACTTTGGCGGCAAGCGCTTCCTCAGCTTTTATCTGCTATCCGGTATCGGAGCAGCACTCATCTATCTGGGCTATCTTCAGTATGAGCTCTCCCCGGTGGTGAACCAGTATCATGCACTCTTAGCTTCCGGCGCACCGGATCTGTATCTGCAAAAATACGTGGAGGTCATTAACTCTGCGATGCTGGGCGCCAGCGGTGCAGTATTTGGTGTACTGGCTGCCTTTGGCTTCCTGTTCCCGAATACACAGTTATATCTGTATTTCTTTTTACCGATCCCGACGAAATGGGCTATTATAGGTATTCTGGCTTATGAATTATACGGCACTTTCGCCGGTTCGGATGATGTCGCTCATGTAGCGCATTTGGGAGGCGCATTAACCGGGTTCTTAATAATATACTTTTGGAACAGATATAACAGAAGGCATTTTTATTAA
- a CDS encoding rhomboid family intramembrane serine protease, translating to MNYTVSPKNRISLGSTGNALVLLLMANAVLFVLLIFFKVFYFMTATSNVASVNVALFHKEIFDYFVLSAQGSVTLHRPWTLLSYMFSHESLLALLSNLLWLAAFGFILQSLAANRKMIPLYLYGGLFGGLIFVLCSTFIPHSAHMAQLVGATPALIAVAAGTTTLGPKYRIFPMLGGGIPLWVLFVIFMAINLSAGATAGLPLILAYAGCALLGFFVIWSWDKKGRDYCEWMYNLVYRIDDIFNPDKKTIKKGGRRQQLFYKTSGQPYKRTELITQERVDELLDKIKLKGYKSLSKEEKAYLERASKK from the coding sequence ATGAACTATACCGTCTCTCCTAAAAACAGGATTTCTCTAGGCAGCACAGGTAACGCCCTGGTCTTGCTGCTGATGGCCAATGCAGTGCTTTTTGTGCTGCTGATCTTCTTTAAGGTCTTTTATTTTATGACAGCGACCAGCAATGTTGCCAGTGTGAATGTGGCTTTATTTCATAAGGAGATCTTTGATTATTTTGTATTGTCCGCTCAGGGATCTGTAACACTGCACCGGCCCTGGACGCTGCTCAGTTATATGTTCTCTCATGAATCTTTACTGGCACTATTATCCAATCTGCTCTGGCTGGCGGCCTTTGGATTTATCCTGCAGAGCCTGGCAGCTAACCGTAAGATGATCCCACTGTATCTTTATGGTGGCCTGTTCGGCGGTTTAATATTTGTACTCTGCAGCACATTTATACCGCATTCAGCCCATATGGCCCAGCTGGTCGGAGCAACCCCCGCTCTTATTGCCGTAGCGGCGGGAACCACTACGCTCGGCCCTAAATACAGGATATTCCCAATGCTGGGTGGCGGGATTCCACTCTGGGTTTTATTTGTGATTTTTATGGCTATTAATCTAAGTGCCGGTGCTACCGCCGGACTGCCTTTAATACTGGCATATGCCGGCTGTGCGCTGCTGGGATTTTTTGTCATCTGGAGCTGGGATAAAAAAGGAAGAGACTATTGTGAATGGATGTATAACCTGGTCTACCGCATTGACGATATCTTCAATCCTGATAAGAAAACGATTAAAAAAGGCGGCAGGCGACAGCAGCTCTTTTACAAGACCAGCGGTCAGCCCTATAAGAGAACCGAACTGATCACTCAGGAGCGTGTGGACGAATTACTGGACAAAATCAAACTCAAAGGCTATAAATCGCTGTCCAAGGAAGAGAAAGCCTATCTGGAAAGAGCCAGTAAAAAATAG
- the pdxH gene encoding pyridoxamine 5'-phosphate oxidase: MSQSTDNPASPHNDIAAIRTEYRHLTLNESDVDADPFKQFDRWWQQAISASVVEVNAMTLATASRDGIPDARIVLLKDITEEGFVFFTNYESSKGKQLTGNPNAALVFFWKELERQVRIKGKVIKASAALSDRYFASRPAGSRIGAWSSPQSQVIASREILEQNEHDFKLKFGEDIPRPDHWGGFVVLPESLEFWQGRPSRLHDRIYYSKNEDGWQISRLAP; the protein is encoded by the coding sequence ATGAGTCAATCAACAGATAATCCCGCCTCCCCGCATAACGATATAGCAGCTATCAGAACTGAATACAGACATTTGACGCTGAATGAATCGGATGTGGATGCTGATCCGTTTAAGCAATTTGACCGTTGGTGGCAGCAGGCCATCAGTGCTTCAGTAGTAGAAGTAAATGCCATGACCCTGGCCACGGCTTCCCGGGATGGTATTCCGGACGCCAGAATAGTATTACTTAAAGATATTACGGAAGAGGGCTTCGTTTTTTTTACCAATTATGAGAGTAGCAAGGGCAAACAGTTAACCGGGAACCCCAATGCTGCCCTGGTCTTTTTCTGGAAGGAACTGGAAAGACAGGTGCGGATTAAAGGTAAAGTCATAAAGGCCAGCGCTGCGCTCAGTGACCGGTATTTTGCCTCCCGTCCGGCCGGCAGCCGGATCGGCGCCTGGAGCTCTCCCCAGAGCCAGGTCATCGCCTCCAGAGAGATACTGGAGCAAAATGAGCATGATTTTAAGCTAAAGTTCGGAGAAGACATCCCAAGGCCCGATCACTGGGGCGGCTTTGTCGTCTTACCCGAGAGTCTGGAATTCTGGCAGGGGCGTCCCAGCAGGCTCCATGACCGGATATACTATTCTAAAAATGAGGATGGCTGGCAAATATCCAGGTTAGCCCCTTAA
- the rpe gene encoding ribulose-phosphate 3-epimerase, with the protein MKRIIAPSFLASNFLQLASEVAMVNDSAAEWLHLDIMDGRFVPNISFGLPVVEHIAGATDKFCDVHLMIVEPEKYIADFKKAGADQLSVHIEACPHLHRVLEQIHDMDMKAGIAVNPHTPIDFLKDIIQHADVVNLMSVNPGFGGQKFIEHTYVKIKELSQLILEKGLKTLIQIDGGVTQENARALFDSGVNVLVAGSSVFKAPDPQKAIADLLDA; encoded by the coding sequence ATGAAGCGCATTATCGCTCCCTCTTTCCTGGCCTCTAATTTTCTGCAACTCGCTTCGGAAGTGGCCATGGTCAACGACAGTGCTGCCGAGTGGCTCCATCTGGATATCATGGATGGCCGGTTTGTACCCAATATCAGTTTCGGGCTGCCGGTAGTGGAGCATATTGCCGGTGCCACGGATAAATTCTGTGACGTACACCTGATGATTGTCGAACCGGAAAAATATATTGCTGATTTTAAAAAAGCAGGTGCTGACCAGCTCAGCGTTCACATTGAAGCCTGTCCGCATTTACACCGTGTGCTGGAACAAATCCATGATATGGATATGAAAGCCGGTATTGCCGTTAATCCTCATACGCCTATTGATTTTCTAAAGGACATCATTCAGCATGCCGATGTGGTGAATCTGATGAGCGTTAATCCGGGATTTGGCGGACAAAAATTTATTGAACATACCTATGTCAAAATAAAAGAGTTAAGCCAGCTTATACTGGAAAAAGGGCTGAAGACCTTGATTCAGATTGATGGAGGCGTAACCCAGGAGAATGCACGGGCCTTATTTGACAGTGGCGTTAATGTGCTGGTAGCCGGTAGTTCCGTATTTAAGGCTCCCGATCCCCAAAAAGCGATCGCAGATTTGCTGGACGCCTGA
- a CDS encoding tetratricopeptide repeat protein, with translation MMKITGLLKGLLGIVVTVAAVSSCQQGTEDPHSLAFKQKEADAYLTFLAAHPDSAGLRLLTAQKLDSVGRYKEALTQMDTLLSTDSSKYGLWVVKAKILLDSTDTTGAQASFNRALTKYKGEEALLAQAVIYALHNQDTCLKIADELTTSPIYSNYIKGLFAAGKMDSVNALSYLDKSIQLDPAFAEAYVAKARFFLKTGQAASAKEAVLEGLKHNQASIDLLNITGDVFGAMQQKDSARAYYQKSLLIKPYQPAIQQKVSAT, from the coding sequence ATGATGAAAATAACCGGCCTGCTAAAAGGCCTATTAGGGATAGTGGTGACAGTCGCAGCTGTTAGCAGCTGCCAGCAGGGAACAGAGGATCCCCATTCTTTGGCATTTAAACAAAAAGAAGCGGATGCTTATCTGACGTTCCTGGCAGCCCATCCGGACAGCGCCGGACTTAGATTATTGACAGCTCAGAAACTGGATAGCGTAGGCAGATATAAAGAAGCGCTCACGCAAATGGATACGCTGCTCAGTACAGACAGCTCGAAATATGGTCTTTGGGTCGTAAAAGCGAAGATATTACTGGACAGTACGGATACAACAGGTGCACAGGCTTCCTTTAACAGGGCTCTGACAAAGTATAAAGGCGAAGAGGCCTTGTTGGCCCAGGCCGTGATCTATGCTTTGCACAATCAGGACACCTGCCTTAAAATAGCAGATGAGTTGACCACCAGTCCCATATACAGTAATTATATCAAGGGGCTTTTCGCTGCCGGGAAAATGGACTCGGTAAATGCATTGAGTTATCTGGATAAAAGTATTCAGTTAGATCCGGCTTTTGCCGAAGCTTATGTGGCAAAAGCCAGGTTCTTTTTAAAGACGGGACAGGCGGCTTCTGCGAAAGAAGCAGTCCTGGAGGGCTTAAAGCACAATCAGGCGTCTATAGACCTGCTCAATATAACCGGCGATGTTTTTGGGGCAATGCAACAAAAAGACAGTGCCAGAGCCTATTATCAAAAAAGCCTGTTGATCAAACCTTATCAACCTGCCATTCAACAAAAAGTATCAGCTACGTAA
- a CDS encoding MarC family protein gives MRFQFDHLLTVTFTLFAVIDALGSIPLFISIKEKSKGQFNAKKISIISGIIMIVFLFAGQQFLDLLGLDIKSFAVAGSIVLFLLGLEMILGHEIFKGDNNPELGVIVPVAFPLIAGSATLTTIISLKAIYSQLEIIGGILLNLFFVYIVITSLRWFEKMLGPGGIIAVRKIFGVILLAIAVKIFSSNMGAFGS, from the coding sequence ATGCGCTTTCAGTTTGATCATTTACTCACTGTTACTTTTACTTTGTTTGCGGTCATTGATGCGCTGGGCTCCATTCCCCTGTTTATTTCTATAAAAGAAAAAAGCAAGGGACAATTCAATGCCAAGAAAATATCCATTATCTCAGGCATTATCATGATTGTCTTTTTATTTGCCGGGCAACAGTTCCTGGATCTGCTGGGGCTGGATATTAAATCCTTTGCCGTAGCCGGTTCCATCGTGCTGTTTCTTTTAGGCCTGGAAATGATCCTGGGGCACGAGATCTTTAAAGGGGACAATAACCCCGAACTCGGCGTTATTGTCCCCGTGGCGTTCCCCCTTATCGCCGGCAGTGCAACGCTGACCACGATCATCTCCCTGAAGGCTATTTACAGCCAGCTGGAGATCATTGGCGGCATCTTGCTGAATCTCTTCTTTGTCTATATTGTCATAACATCACTGCGCTGGTTTGAGAAAATGCTGGGCCCGGGAGGTATCATCGCTGTCAGAAAGATATTTGGTGTGATCCTGCTGGCCATCGCCGTAAAGATTTTCTCGTCCAATATGGGTGCATTCGGCTCTTAA
- a CDS encoding universal stress protein: MMQQEFKRILIAIDDSALSAKAARAGFELAHMIHAFVALVYAVDPTKEVVNADLGITPQESQTVLVAEAERTIDNFIKMYNGAQDISRFTPHGIPEEEILKIARQWKADMIVMGTHGRSAIGRMLSGSKAEYVVRHATVPVLLTPPHMEQ, encoded by the coding sequence ATGATGCAGCAGGAGTTCAAAAGAATATTAATCGCTATTGATGACAGTGCTTTGTCTGCCAAGGCTGCCAGGGCCGGATTTGAGTTGGCACATATGATACACGCTTTTGTCGCTTTAGTCTACGCCGTGGATCCTACTAAAGAAGTGGTGAATGCAGACCTGGGGATTACACCTCAGGAAAGTCAGACGGTTCTTGTAGCGGAGGCTGAAAGAACTATTGATAACTTTATTAAGATGTATAATGGAGCTCAGGATATATCAAGGTTTACACCACATGGCATTCCGGAAGAAGAGATACTGAAGATCGCCAGGCAGTGGAAAGCTGATATGATTGTAATGGGCACACATGGCCGTAGCGCCATCGGACGAATGCTGAGCGGCTCCAAAGCTGAGTATGTGGTCCGTCATGCAACAGTACCGGTTTTGCTCACGCCTCCACATATGGAGCAGTAG
- the crcB gene encoding fluoride efflux transporter CrcB — protein MVKSVLLVALGGGIGSVCRYLLQVGVSRIAPLSFPTGTLAVNIIGCFAIGLLYGLTARLPAFNIQWRLFLITGICGGFTTFSSFSYEGVSLIAERNFLYFFMYLGCSVILGLLATWIGILLIK, from the coding sequence ATGGTTAAATCAGTTTTATTGGTGGCGTTGGGCGGAGGGATCGGTAGTGTATGCCGGTATTTACTGCAGGTCGGGGTGAGCAGGATTGCACCCCTGAGCTTTCCCACGGGCACCTTAGCGGTAAATATTATCGGTTGTTTTGCTATTGGTTTACTATATGGACTAACGGCCCGGTTGCCGGCGTTTAATATTCAGTGGCGACTGTTTTTAATTACCGGGATCTGCGGCGGGTTTACCACTTTTTCCAGTTTCTCCTATGAAGGTGTGAGCCTGATTGCGGAACGGAATTTTCTTTATTTCTTCATGTATCTGGGCTGTAGCGTGATCTTAGGATTACTGGCAACCTGGATCGGCATATTACTTATAAAATAG
- a CDS encoding OmpA/MotB family protein, translating to MMKSNALKIYGLALVCFIFIFSSCVPKRDLVASQLRTRQLQSDSARMANNISDLQDRITGLKNDISNLNDQVASLSHNNNTQENQLAMSKEALKKQQQKLQQLQSLLDSQKEKSEALRKKMADALSGFSSNELTVTQKNGKVYVSMQENLLFPSGSAVVSTKGVDALAKLAAVLNTNPDIQIDIEGHTDSVPIRGRFQDNWELSTARANSIVRILVGRYRVSPLNLVASGHSQYDPVATNSTPEGRAKNRRTDIILSPKLDELYNLINQ from the coding sequence ATGATGAAAAGCAATGCATTGAAAATCTACGGGTTAGCACTCGTTTGTTTTATATTTATTTTTAGCAGTTGCGTACCCAAAAGAGATTTGGTCGCTTCTCAGCTAAGAACCAGACAACTGCAAAGTGATAGTGCCCGTATGGCCAATAATATCAGTGATTTGCAGGACCGGATCACAGGCCTTAAGAATGATATCTCTAATCTGAACGACCAGGTGGCTTCTTTGTCCCATAATAATAATACACAGGAGAATCAGCTGGCTATGAGTAAAGAAGCGCTTAAAAAGCAGCAACAGAAATTACAGCAGTTGCAATCCCTGTTAGACTCGCAGAAGGAAAAATCTGAAGCGTTGAGAAAGAAAATGGCTGATGCCCTATCCGGATTTAGTTCCAACGAACTGACCGTTACTCAGAAAAACGGCAAGGTATATGTCAGTATGCAGGAAAACCTGCTCTTTCCGTCCGGAAGTGCGGTAGTGAGTACAAAAGGGGTAGACGCTTTGGCCAAGCTGGCAGCTGTTCTGAATACCAATCCTGATATCCAGATTGATATTGAGGGGCACACGGACTCGGTGCCGATTCGCGGCAGATTCCAGGATAACTGGGAATTAAGTACCGCCAGGGCAAATTCTATTGTAAGGATACTGGTAGGCCGCTACCGTGTAAGCCCACTGAATCTGGTCGCGTCAGGACATAGCCAGTACGATCCCGTGGCCACTAATTCGACGCCTGAAGGCAGGGCCAAAAACCGTCGTACAGATATTATTTTATCTCCGAAATTGGATGAACTGTATAATCTGATCAATCAATAA
- a CDS encoding DUF1835 domain-containing protein — protein sequence MSIEQGKKDINKENDEQLENNIEEQDAVTDEGAASDLVDLQPETVEDINRQKEDIEQTGEAGEEVSEMEEDEAAGPADGPEVAGSETDGEENLTDAEDVQQEDKPKPRTKKKKKKEPAGASEPQKPARIIHMVFDQPGGEQIKQSFELEPEMTGEVVYIEDNYSLGPIADLQQAEGWQARKQWWQSVLGLPEEEQPAVMSSDKMKLHQLFQQLEQDEDTVLWIWMGQNERDVAGYFHVISQVMQFQGRIQVLYLNNLPFIDEKGHIFYPRQLAEILPKEFVKASRLARVVTLSEFELDPEEWDKLSRQSGSVRLLEGGKKLSVKEDDYYDKIILDQLGSATMKFSRLQTLLTTKAKLGLPEYYIVWRIKSLVESGQILMQGDFDKGAKNVSLKATQGQMFVELNPDDAGEEAEDAPNK from the coding sequence ATGAGCATTGAGCAGGGAAAAAAGGATATAAATAAGGAAAACGACGAGCAGTTGGAAAATAATATAGAGGAGCAGGATGCAGTCACTGATGAAGGTGCTGCTTCTGACCTGGTAGATCTGCAGCCGGAAACTGTGGAGGACATTAACAGGCAAAAAGAGGATATAGAACAAACCGGTGAAGCGGGAGAAGAAGTATCGGAAATGGAAGAGGATGAAGCGGCAGGGCCTGCGGACGGCCCGGAGGTGGCCGGCAGTGAAACTGATGGGGAAGAGAATTTGACGGACGCAGAGGATGTGCAGCAGGAGGATAAGCCGAAACCCAGAACAAAGAAAAAGAAAAAGAAAGAACCAGCCGGGGCGTCGGAGCCGCAAAAGCCAGCGAGGATTATACATATGGTTTTCGATCAGCCGGGAGGGGAACAGATAAAACAGAGTTTTGAACTGGAACCGGAAATGACCGGGGAAGTGGTCTATATAGAAGATAATTATAGTTTAGGTCCGATAGCTGATTTACAGCAGGCTGAAGGCTGGCAGGCCAGGAAGCAATGGTGGCAATCTGTATTGGGACTCCCGGAGGAAGAGCAGCCTGCAGTCATGTCTTCAGATAAAATGAAGCTGCATCAGCTCTTCCAACAATTGGAACAGGATGAAGACACAGTCCTATGGATCTGGATGGGACAAAACGAAAGGGATGTAGCGGGGTATTTTCATGTTATCAGTCAAGTGATGCAGTTCCAGGGACGGATACAGGTGTTATACCTGAATAACCTCCCGTTTATTGATGAGAAAGGACACATTTTCTATCCCAGACAACTCGCAGAAATCCTGCCCAAAGAATTTGTAAAAGCCTCCAGGCTGGCAAGAGTAGTCACCCTTAGTGAATTTGAATTGGACCCCGAAGAGTGGGATAAGCTATCCAGACAATCCGGATCGGTTAGGTTGCTGGAGGGTGGTAAAAAACTGTCTGTTAAGGAGGACGACTATTATGATAAAATAATATTAGACCAGCTGGGATCAGCAACGATGAAGTTTTCCAGGCTGCAAACCTTGTTAACGACCAAAGCTAAGCTGGGACTACCTGAGTACTATATTGTCTGGCGGATTAAATCACTTGTTGAATCAGGCCAGATTCTCATGCAGGGTGATTTTGATAAGGGCGCTAAAAACGTCAGTTTAAAAGCCACACAGGGTCAGATGTTCGTTGAACTGAATCCTGATGATGCAGGTGAAGAGGCAGAGGATGCCCCCAATAAATAA
- the porX gene encoding T9SS response regulator signal transducer PorX, translating to MANARIVWVDDEMESLKSQKLFLEQKGYEVITFTNGFDAIEYIKENKPDVVLLDESMPGISGLETLAAIKAVHQSLPAVLVTKNETENLMEEAIGSQIADYLIKPVNPNQVLLSLKKILDNKRLVAEKTTSAYQMEFRSLFMALSDNQDASGWQEIYKKLVYWELEMEKSRSPEMMEILQSQKQEANTAFFKFISKNYTGWIQAGSGRRPILSPDLMKERVVPLLEPEIPVFFILIDNLRFDQWKMIQPLFEEDFNMIREDTYYSILPTATQYCRNAVFAGMMPLEIADKFPQQWKNDEEEGGKNLHEEAFLASFIKKMQKKDIRYSYTKVVGNQDAQQLVSGIHNLLINDLNVIVYNFVDMLSHARTEMEVLKELAGDEQGYRSITKSWFEHSPLRQALKKIADRKIKLVISTDHGSVQVKTPFKVIGDKQTTSNLRYKHGKNLNYNAKDVLAFKNPKEGGLPLPHVNSSFIFAKEDGFLCYPNNYNYYVNYYKNTFQHGGVSMEEMIIPIIQMESK from the coding sequence ATGGCAAATGCGCGTATTGTATGGGTGGACGATGAAATGGAAAGCCTCAAGTCACAAAAACTGTTTTTAGAACAAAAAGGCTATGAGGTCATCACTTTCACCAATGGCTTCGACGCAATAGAATACATAAAAGAAAACAAACCGGATGTTGTGCTGCTCGATGAGTCGATGCCGGGCATCAGTGGTCTGGAAACCCTGGCTGCTATTAAAGCGGTCCATCAAAGCCTGCCGGCTGTTCTGGTTACCAAAAATGAAACCGAAAACCTGATGGAGGAAGCCATCGGCTCCCAGATTGCCGATTATCTGATCAAGCCGGTCAATCCCAATCAGGTCTTACTGAGTCTCAAAAAAATACTGGACAATAAAAGACTGGTGGCCGAGAAAACCACATCAGCCTATCAAATGGAGTTCCGGTCACTGTTTATGGCGCTGAGCGACAATCAGGACGCGTCCGGCTGGCAGGAGATCTATAAAAAGCTTGTTTACTGGGAACTGGAAATGGAAAAAAGCAGAAGCCCGGAAATGATGGAAATATTACAGTCCCAGAAACAAGAGGCGAATACAGCTTTCTTTAAATTTATTTCTAAGAACTATACCGGGTGGATTCAGGCAGGTAGCGGCCGCCGCCCCATTCTCAGCCCGGACCTGATGAAAGAAAGAGTGGTGCCACTCTTAGAGCCTGAGATACCTGTTTTTTTTATTTTAATCGACAATCTTCGTTTCGATCAGTGGAAAATGATCCAGCCTTTATTCGAGGAGGATTTTAACATGATCAGGGAAGATACATATTACAGTATTCTGCCCACAGCGACACAGTATTGCCGTAACGCGGTTTTTGCCGGGATGATGCCCCTTGAAATCGCGGATAAATTCCCGCAACAATGGAAAAATGATGAAGAAGAAGGGGGAAAGAACCTCCATGAGGAAGCATTCCTGGCCTCCTTTATCAAAAAAATGCAGAAAAAGGATATCCGCTACAGTTATACAAAGGTTGTTGGTAATCAGGATGCGCAACAATTGGTCAGTGGAATCCATAATCTGCTGATCAATGACCTGAATGTCATCGTTTATAACTTTGTGGATATGCTCAGTCATGCCCGTACTGAAATGGAAGTGTTGAAAGAACTGGCAGGGGATGAGCAGGGCTACCGCAGTATCACCAAAAGCTGGTTTGAGCACAGTCCGCTCAGGCAGGCGCTAAAGAAGATCGCTGACCGAAAAATAAAGCTGGTGATCTCCACAGATCATGGCAGCGTCCAGGTAAAAACGCCCTTTAAAGTGATTGGGGACAAGCAGACAACCAGTAATCTGCGCTATAAGCATGGTAAAAACCTGAATTACAACGCGAAAGATGTTTTAGCCTTTAAAAATCCAAAAGAAGGCGGACTTCCCTTGCCTCATGTCAATAGTTCATTTATTTTTGCCAAGGAGGATGGCTTTTTGTGCTATCCGAATAATTACAACTATTATGTCAATTATTACAAAAACACTTTCCAGCACGGTGGGGTCAGCATGGAAGAAATGATTATTCCCATTATCCAGATGGAAAGTAAGTAA
- a CDS encoding TolC family protein, with amino-acid sequence MRKHSYSSVILFLLVSLMAISGCKSVLQTYHAPDVQVDSLFRSSHLISDDTARIGTLHWQDLFKDSLLQALIQEGIDNNLDLKTAYSRIHQADAYLMQSRMNNYPELNANASIEYARRANTSGNLSHVHQYQAGVEATWEADIWGKLKSAQRADMAALLQSEAYAQAVKTDLVASIARNYYTLMAYDKELSVTLKTVETWKKTVDVMKDLKKGAKVTQAAVVQSEAGLYATEVSIPDLKRNIRETENAICYLLGRDPGKIKRDSLTVKEFIPLFKTGVPAQILSNRPDVREAEFNFRRAFEMTNVARTYFYPSLRITANGGLSSNALSSFFNGGPLVGGVLGGLTQHIFNRRANKTRLAVAKEDQLQAFYNFKQKLLNAGQEVSNALYSYRSATDKIGPRTMQLNSLNKAVDYTQELVRNDFADYSEVLIAMQSLLAAEISQVTDYLQRNEAIVNLYAAMGGGWQ; translated from the coding sequence ATGCGTAAACATAGCTATTCATCTGTTATTCTTTTTTTACTGGTATCGTTAATGGCCATCAGCGGCTGTAAGTCTGTACTCCAGACCTATCATGCTCCCGATGTCCAGGTAGACAGTCTTTTCAGGAGCAGTCACTTAATATCTGATGATACCGCCCGGATCGGAACCTTGCATTGGCAGGATCTGTTCAAAGACTCCTTGCTGCAGGCGCTGATTCAGGAGGGGATAGATAATAACCTGGATTTAAAAACAGCCTATTCCAGAATCCATCAGGCAGATGCTTACTTGATGCAGAGCCGGATGAATAACTATCCGGAGTTGAATGCCAATGCCAGTATTGAATATGCCAGAAGAGCCAATACGTCCGGGAACCTGAGTCATGTACATCAATATCAGGCGGGCGTGGAAGCCACCTGGGAAGCGGACATTTGGGGTAAACTGAAAAGCGCACAGAGAGCCGATATGGCGGCGCTGTTGCAGTCGGAAGCCTATGCACAGGCGGTCAAGACAGATCTGGTGGCATCTATTGCCAGAAATTACTACACGTTGATGGCCTATGACAAGGAACTGAGCGTTACGCTTAAAACCGTTGAGACGTGGAAGAAAACGGTGGATGTGATGAAAGATCTGAAAAAAGGAGCGAAGGTGACACAGGCAGCTGTCGTGCAAAGTGAAGCAGGATTATATGCGACTGAGGTGTCGATTCCGGATCTTAAAAGAAATATCAGGGAGACAGAGAATGCCATTTGTTATTTGTTGGGGAGAGATCCGGGAAAAATTAAAAGGGACAGTCTGACCGTAAAAGAATTTATTCCATTATTCAAGACCGGCGTTCCTGCCCAGATACTGTCCAACCGGCCGGATGTCAGGGAAGCAGAGTTTAATTTCAGGCGGGCTTTCGAGATGACAAATGTCGCCAGAACGTATTTTTATCCCTCGCTCAGGATAACCGCTAATGGCGGTCTTTCCAGTAATGCGCTGTCCTCATTTTTTAACGGCGGGCCCCTGGTAGGCGGTGTGCTGGGTGGACTGACCCAGCACATTTTCAACAGGCGGGCCAACAAGACGCGTTTAGCTGTTGCCAAGGAAGACCAGTTGCAGGCTTTCTATAACTTTAAGCAGAAGCTGTTGAATGCCGGACAGGAGGTGTCGAATGCCTTATACAGTTACCGGTCTGCCACGGATAAGATCGGTCCCCGTACCATGCAGCTCAATAGCCTGAATAAGGCGGTCGATTATACCCAGGAGCTGGTCCGTAATGATTTTGCAGATTATAGCGAGGTGCTGATTGCCATGCAGAGCCTGCTCGCTGCCGAAATCAGCCAGGTGACGGATTATCTGCAGCGCAATGAGGCGATCGTTAATCTATATGCGGCGATGGGGGGCGGCTGGCAGTAA